In one Zobellia galactanivorans genomic region, the following are encoded:
- the gcvH gene encoding glycine cleavage system protein GcvH, which yields MNIPAELKYTKDHEWVKIDGDIATVGITDFAQSELGDIVYVEVETVDETLDKEEVFGTVEAVKTVSDLFQPLSGEIVEFNEALEDAPENVNSDPYGSGWMVKIKFSDASEVDGLLSADDYKALIGA from the coding sequence ATGAACATACCTGCAGAATTAAAGTACACAAAAGATCACGAATGGGTCAAAATCGATGGTGATATAGCAACGGTAGGTATTACCGATTTCGCCCAGAGCGAGCTTGGCGATATCGTTTATGTTGAAGTGGAGACCGTTGATGAGACCTTGGATAAGGAAGAGGTGTTCGGTACGGTAGAGGCCGTTAAAACGGTTTCGGATCTATTTCAACCTTTGAGCGGAGAGATTGTCGAGTTCAATGAAGCTTTGGAAGATGCTCCGGAAAACGTAAATTCAGACCCCTATGGAAGTGGCTGGATGGTGAAAATAAAATTTAGCGATGCTTCTGAGGTAGACGGACTTTTGTCTGCCGACGATTACAAGGCTCTTATAGGTGCTTAA
- the sov gene encoding T9SS outer membrane translocon Sov/SprA: MKTGAKLFLKSTFKLTLLFSFLIVSTGITYAQETENEDKEEQQVDSVKTGFSLGKLKMENPESIVSKYEYDPNLNMYIYSEKVGDFDIGYPVILTPDQYYELVRQEGIKDYFKEKSDAFAGKKEGSEEARKNLLPNFYVNNNFFQSVFGGNTIEVIPQGSVAMDLGVIWQKNDNPSLSPRNRTNLSFDFDQRISLSMLGKIGERLQVTANYDTEATFDFQNIVKLDYTPTEDDIIRSIEVGNVNMPLNSSLITGAQSLFGVKTQLQFGKTMVTAVFSEQRSQNNTVVAQGGGTVNDFSVSALQYDEDKHFFLAQYFRDNYDAALANYPYIKSQVQITRLEVWVTNRSQQTLNVRNVVGIQDLGEYDPLVAGEAKTRISQNAPAQFFKSNTSGQPNQLPRNNANNYDPSLIGKGGALTQSIRDVSTIEQGFNIAGYQPNQGFDYAYLENARKLEQGRDFQFNAQLGYISLNQRLSNDEVLAVAFQYTYNGQVYQVGEFANGGLDATTVSGAVDNPVINNNTLVLKLLKSNITNVSDPIWDLMMKNIYATGAFRLSQEDFKMNILYSNPTPRNYITPVEDFPNQTDGGKPLQERILLEIFNFDRLNVYNDIQPGGDGFFDFVPGITVDTENGQIIFTKVEPFGEYLFNRLGGGDYNAENSYNENQKKYVFRDMYELTKSAALQNPEKDKFILKGKYKSEGSNGIPIGAFNVPRGSVRVTAGGRQLQEGIDYTVNYQAGTVQILDPSLEASNTPINISVENNAVFGQQTRRFTGVNVEHQFNKNFVLGATLLNLNERPLTQKSNFGVEPVNNTVFGINGNFSTEVPFLTRLVNKLPNIDTDVPSNLSVRGEVAWLKPNSPKNADFEGETTTYLDDFEGAQALIDIRSSLGWTLASTPLEFLDSPTQKGLETGFNRAKMAWYTIDPIFYTNQRPSSISDNDISTNATRRIYIDEVFPKIEQAQGQTRQQTTLDLAYYPEMKGPYNANPNFQTESPNDKWGGIMRSLSSTNFEQANVEFVQFWVMDPYLDGTATSEGELVFNLGTISEDILADGLKQYENGLPINGEGSVKPENPIWGPVPATQALVYAFDVNEESRAQQDVGFDGLDDAAEAAIYGNENPEDPALDNYEYFLQRDGSILNRYLNFNNPQGNSPVQVTNDNRGSTTLPDVEDMDRDLTMNTVNSYYEYRIPIKPNTTINDKYVTDIRDSLVLSGNRIPNGSTVRTRWIQYKIPLSDFTAAVGGINDFRSISSLRMYMTGFSSDVLLRFATLDLVRGDWRTYVKSLDKDDPDATDDATTLDVNAVNIQENENRSPIPYVLPPGVRREQLNNNNTIIQQNEQSLSFVVENLEPRDSRGVFKNLDIDIRQYEKLKMFIHAEKILETDTYNVEEPLVGFLRIGTDFSENFYQLEIPLEFTPFGSSSESAVWPDNNQMEILLADLNKVKSVWISGTDLSEIRYFEVVNGEVVSVNEFAPRTPGQLRIGIQGNPSLGSIRSMMVGVKNVSDFPARGEVWFNELRLAGLDNEGGWAALAAVDANFADFANISATGSTSTSGFGAIDQMPNERAREDAISYDLVTNVNIGQLLPKKWGIQIPFNYGVSEEMITPEFDPVYDDLKLEDRIAVGDDPDAIEEQAEDYTKRTSINFIGVRKDRGEEAEANFYDIENFTFNYSYNETNHRDFEIAALEDKNVAAGFVYNHSFKPVEVAPFMKNDSLFTSRYWRWLKELNLSLLPTSVSVNSNIDRQFNQQRFRDVVEEGVDKLDLPTLQQRNYQFNWQYAVNYSLTKSLRLNMTASNNHIVRNYFEDPSDPNSAIDETLGLWDGFWDLGEPNRHAQQLELNYDLPFSKIPLLDFINSQYSYTSNFDWQRGGDALKEVTGRDINTVQNASTHNITANLTMQKFYDMIGLKKRSGKSSASKAPVRKDKAGNPVSDGEKTKKKSSGLFNTAVDVLTMVKRLNVNYNESRGKVLPGYTQSVGFVGSLRPSFGFVFGSQADVRFDAARKGWLTDFGEFNEQFVQNVNRQLNITATAQPIKDLTIDLSADRQFSNSYQENFSVTKNANGEFEYNNLLGNDYGNFSISTVMIGTIFNKSDEFDSKTFEQFKQNRITIANRLVADRGENLVIDPDTGFPEKYGKTQQDVLLPAFFAAYTGQDAERVNLDAFRQIPIPNWNLKYTGLMRNKWFKKKFQRFSLSHGYRAAYSINSFQTNLEKVQLENDGLPALDPETGDRMSDLILNNVVLNDEFNPLVRVDFEMKNSVSILAEMRTSRTLALSFDNNLMTEMNGKEYTVGLGYRFKDVKFVTNIGGNKTRLKGDLNLKADVTLRDNITIIRNLDIDNNQITSGQNLLSIKFTADYALSKNLNALFFYDHSFSQFAVSTAFPQTTINTGFTLRYNFGN; this comes from the coding sequence TTGAAAACAGGGGCCAAACTATTTCTTAAATCAACATTTAAGCTTACTCTCCTATTTTCATTTTTGATTGTTTCAACGGGAATAACCTATGCCCAGGAAACCGAAAATGAAGATAAGGAAGAACAGCAGGTGGATTCCGTAAAGACGGGTTTTTCTTTGGGTAAACTCAAAATGGAAAACCCTGAAAGTATTGTTAGTAAATACGAGTACGATCCCAATTTGAATATGTACATCTATTCTGAAAAGGTAGGTGATTTTGATATTGGATACCCTGTGATCTTAACTCCTGATCAGTATTACGAGCTGGTGCGCCAAGAGGGTATCAAAGATTATTTTAAGGAAAAATCAGATGCCTTTGCAGGTAAAAAGGAAGGTAGTGAAGAAGCTCGAAAAAACTTACTGCCCAACTTTTATGTCAATAATAATTTCTTTCAATCCGTTTTTGGAGGCAATACCATAGAGGTTATTCCACAGGGTTCCGTCGCGATGGACCTTGGGGTCATCTGGCAGAAGAACGACAACCCTTCCTTATCCCCTCGAAACCGTACCAATCTATCCTTTGATTTTGATCAGCGTATCAGTTTGAGTATGCTGGGTAAAATAGGGGAGCGATTACAGGTAACGGCAAACTACGATACCGAGGCTACTTTCGATTTTCAGAACATTGTAAAATTAGACTATACGCCCACCGAAGATGACATCATCAGGTCTATTGAGGTAGGTAACGTAAATATGCCGTTGAATAGTTCGTTGATCACCGGGGCACAAAGCCTTTTTGGGGTTAAGACACAACTGCAGTTCGGTAAGACCATGGTGACCGCGGTATTTTCCGAACAACGTTCACAAAACAATACCGTAGTGGCCCAAGGTGGCGGTACCGTTAACGATTTCTCGGTTTCGGCCCTACAGTACGACGAAGACAAACATTTCTTTTTAGCCCAGTATTTTAGGGATAACTACGATGCGGCCTTGGCCAATTACCCGTATATCAAGAGCCAAGTCCAGATTACGCGTTTAGAGGTTTGGGTGACCAATAGAAGCCAACAAACCTTGAATGTCCGTAATGTTGTCGGTATACAAGATTTGGGGGAGTACGATCCCTTGGTGGCCGGAGAGGCCAAAACCCGAATTTCACAAAATGCCCCAGCGCAATTCTTTAAATCCAATACATCGGGTCAACCGAACCAGTTGCCGCGTAACAACGCCAATAATTACGACCCTAGCCTTATAGGTAAGGGTGGAGCGCTTACCCAAAGTATTCGCGATGTGTCTACCATAGAACAAGGTTTCAATATAGCGGGATACCAGCCGAACCAGGGTTTTGATTACGCTTACCTGGAAAATGCACGGAAACTGGAGCAGGGAAGGGACTTTCAATTTAATGCCCAACTGGGGTACATTTCCTTAAACCAACGTTTGAGCAATGACGAGGTTTTGGCCGTGGCTTTTCAATATACCTACAACGGCCAAGTGTATCAAGTGGGTGAGTTCGCCAACGGTGGGCTAGATGCCACTACGGTTTCAGGGGCCGTCGATAATCCTGTAATCAATAACAATACACTGGTTTTAAAACTACTGAAAAGTAATATCACCAATGTTTCGGATCCTATTTGGGATTTGATGATGAAGAACATCTACGCTACGGGCGCCTTTAGGTTGAGCCAAGAAGATTTTAAGATGAATATTCTTTATTCGAACCCCACGCCACGAAACTATATTACGCCAGTAGAGGATTTTCCGAACCAAACGGATGGGGGGAAACCTTTGCAAGAACGTATACTGCTAGAGATATTTAATTTCGACAGGCTTAATGTCTATAACGATATACAACCCGGAGGTGACGGTTTTTTCGATTTTGTACCGGGTATAACGGTAGATACGGAGAACGGACAAATAATTTTTACAAAGGTCGAGCCTTTCGGGGAATACTTGTTCAACCGTTTAGGCGGGGGGGATTACAATGCTGAAAACTCCTATAACGAGAACCAGAAAAAATATGTTTTTAGGGATATGTACGAGCTGACGAAATCGGCGGCCTTACAGAATCCTGAAAAGGATAAATTTATTCTAAAAGGAAAGTATAAGTCGGAAGGAAGCAATGGTATACCCATTGGTGCCTTTAATGTGCCAAGAGGTTCCGTTCGGGTTACTGCTGGAGGAAGGCAATTGCAAGAAGGTATCGATTACACCGTGAATTATCAAGCGGGTACGGTACAGATTCTTGATCCTAGTCTGGAAGCTTCCAATACCCCTATCAATATTTCCGTAGAGAACAATGCCGTATTCGGGCAGCAAACACGTCGGTTTACCGGGGTAAACGTAGAGCATCAGTTCAATAAGAACTTTGTTCTGGGCGCAACTTTGTTGAACCTGAACGAACGCCCTTTGACACAAAAGTCCAATTTTGGGGTTGAGCCGGTGAACAATACCGTATTTGGGATCAATGGAAACTTTTCCACTGAAGTCCCCTTCTTGACCCGACTGGTCAATAAGCTTCCCAATATAGATACCGATGTACCATCGAACCTTTCGGTTCGGGGTGAAGTGGCCTGGTTAAAACCGAATTCGCCTAAAAATGCCGATTTTGAAGGCGAAACCACGACCTATTTAGACGATTTCGAGGGAGCTCAGGCATTGATCGATATTCGTTCCTCCTTAGGGTGGACCCTTGCCAGTACGCCGCTTGAATTTTTAGATTCGCCTACCCAGAAAGGTCTCGAAACCGGCTTCAATAGGGCAAAAATGGCGTGGTATACCATAGACCCCATATTCTATACCAACCAAAGACCATCGAGTATAAGTGACAATGATATTTCCACCAATGCCACGCGAAGAATATATATCGATGAGGTATTTCCTAAAATAGAACAGGCACAAGGGCAGACGCGTCAGCAGACTACACTTGACTTGGCTTACTATCCTGAGATGAAGGGGCCTTATAATGCCAATCCGAATTTTCAGACCGAATCGCCCAACGATAAATGGGGTGGTATAATGCGCTCGTTGAGCAGCACGAACTTTGAGCAGGCCAATGTGGAGTTTGTTCAGTTTTGGGTTATGGATCCCTATCTTGACGGTACGGCCACAAGCGAAGGTGAGCTGGTGTTTAACCTTGGTACTATTTCCGAAGATATTTTGGCCGATGGGTTAAAGCAGTACGAAAACGGATTGCCGATAAATGGTGAGGGTAGTGTAAAACCTGAAAATCCTATTTGGGGTCCTGTTCCGGCAACCCAAGCCTTGGTCTATGCATTTGATGTGAATGAAGAGAGCCGTGCTCAACAAGATGTTGGTTTTGACGGTTTAGACGATGCGGCCGAAGCGGCTATTTACGGCAACGAAAACCCTGAGGATCCCGCCTTGGATAATTACGAATATTTCTTGCAGCGCGACGGAAGTATACTGAATCGCTATTTGAACTTTAATAACCCACAGGGCAACTCACCGGTACAGGTAACCAACGATAATAGGGGGTCGACCACTTTACCCGATGTTGAGGATATGGACCGTGACCTGACCATGAACACGGTGAACAGCTATTACGAATACCGTATTCCGATCAAACCGAATACGACCATTAACGATAAATACGTTACCGATATTCGCGATTCATTGGTGCTTTCGGGCAACAGGATTCCGAACGGAAGTACGGTGCGTACAAGGTGGATCCAATATAAAATTCCCTTAAGTGACTTTACGGCGGCCGTTGGCGGAATCAACGATTTTAGGTCGATCAGCTCATTGCGTATGTATATGACCGGTTTTTCTAGCGATGTGCTTTTGCGTTTTGCTACCCTTGATTTGGTACGTGGTGATTGGCGTACCTATGTGAAGTCGCTCGATAAGGACGATCCCGATGCAACGGATGATGCTACTACCTTAGATGTAAATGCGGTTAACATTCAGGAAAATGAGAATAGGAGTCCTATTCCCTATGTTTTGCCTCCGGGAGTACGTCGTGAGCAACTGAACAATAATAATACGATCATTCAGCAAAACGAGCAATCGCTTTCTTTTGTGGTCGAAAACCTTGAGCCTAGAGATTCGCGAGGGGTGTTCAAGAACCTTGATATAGATATACGTCAGTACGAGAAGCTGAAAATGTTCATTCATGCCGAAAAGATCTTGGAAACGGATACCTATAATGTGGAAGAACCTTTGGTCGGTTTTCTTAGGATAGGAACCGATTTCTCGGAAAACTTCTATCAGTTGGAAATTCCCTTGGAGTTTACGCCTTTTGGGTCTAGCTCTGAATCTGCGGTTTGGCCCGATAACAACCAAATGGAAATTCTATTGGCGGACTTGAACAAGGTGAAGTCGGTTTGGATTTCCGGAACGGATTTGAGTGAGATTAGATATTTTGAGGTGGTCAATGGGGAAGTGGTTTCCGTAAATGAATTTGCTCCAAGAACACCGGGTCAATTGCGTATCGGTATTCAGGGTAACCCTTCTTTGGGAAGCATCCGTAGTATGATGGTGGGGGTGAAAAACGTAAGCGATTTTCCGGCCCGTGGTGAAGTATGGTTCAATGAGCTTCGTTTGGCCGGATTGGATAACGAGGGAGGATGGGCCGCTTTGGCCGCCGTTGATGCCAATTTTGCCGATTTTGCGAATATCTCCGCAACGGGAAGTACAAGTACCTCCGGTTTTGGCGCCATTGATCAAATGCCGAACGAGCGTGCCCGTGAAGATGCCATTTCCTATGATTTGGTAACAAACGTAAATATAGGTCAATTGCTTCCTAAGAAATGGGGCATTCAAATACCGTTTAACTATGGGGTGTCGGAAGAGATGATAACCCCTGAGTTTGATCCGGTTTACGACGATTTAAAACTCGAGGATAGAATTGCCGTTGGCGACGATCCGGATGCAATCGAAGAGCAGGCGGAAGATTATACAAAGAGAACAAGCATCAACTTTATTGGGGTGCGTAAAGATAGGGGGGAAGAGGCCGAGGCCAATTTTTACGATATCGAGAACTTTACTTTTAATTATTCCTATAACGAAACCAATCACAGGGATTTTGAAATAGCGGCCTTGGAAGATAAGAACGTTGCCGCCGGCTTTGTGTACAACCATAGCTTCAAACCCGTGGAGGTAGCTCCTTTTATGAAGAACGATTCGTTGTTTACCAGTCGATATTGGAGGTGGTTAAAGGAATTGAACCTTAGTCTGCTGCCTACAAGCGTATCTGTAAATTCCAATATAGACCGACAGTTCAACCAACAGCGTTTTAGGGATGTCGTTGAAGAAGGGGTAGATAAATTAGATTTGCCGACATTGCAACAAAGAAACTATCAGTTCAATTGGCAATATGCGGTCAACTACAGTCTTACCAAGTCGTTGCGCTTGAACATGACCGCGAGTAACAACCATATTGTACGTAATTATTTTGAAGACCCTTCCGATCCTAACTCTGCTATAGATGAAACCTTGGGGCTTTGGGATGGCTTCTGGGATTTAGGTGAGCCGAATCGGCATGCCCAGCAGTTGGAACTCAATTATGATCTTCCCTTCAGTAAGATTCCATTGCTTGATTTTATAAATTCACAATACAGCTATACCAGTAACTTTGATTGGCAACGTGGCGGTGATGCATTGAAGGAAGTAACGGGAAGGGATATCAATACGGTGCAGAATGCCAGTACCCATAATATTACGGCCAATTTGACCATGCAAAAGTTCTACGATATGATAGGACTTAAAAAGCGCAGTGGGAAGTCTAGTGCCAGTAAGGCTCCGGTACGAAAAGATAAGGCGGGCAACCCGGTTTCGGATGGCGAGAAGACCAAAAAGAAAAGTAGTGGGCTGTTCAATACGGCAGTAGACGTACTCACCATGGTGAAACGCTTGAACGTAAACTATAACGAAAGTAGGGGTAAGGTGCTGCCGGGCTATACCCAGTCGGTCGGCTTTGTAGGGTCGTTGAGACCGTCTTTCGGTTTTGTGTTCGGTAGTCAGGCCGATGTACGGTTTGATGCCGCAAGAAAAGGATGGTTGACCGATTTTGGTGAGTTTAATGAGCAGTTCGTTCAGAATGTAAACCGACAATTGAACATTACGGCCACCGCACAGCCTATTAAAGACCTGACCATAGACTTATCTGCCGATAGACAGTTTTCGAATAGCTATCAAGAGAACTTTAGTGTTACGAAAAATGCGAACGGTGAATTCGAGTACAATAACCTTTTAGGGAACGATTACGGTAATTTCAGTATCTCTACGGTTATGATCGGTACGATTTTCAATAAAAGCGATGAGTTCGATTCAAAGACTTTTGAACAGTTCAAGCAAAACCGTATTACCATCGCCAACCGCTTGGTGGCCGATCGGGGAGAAAATTTGGTAATAGATCCCGATACCGGCTTTCCCGAAAAATACGGAAAAACACAACAAGACGTATTGCTTCCGGCCTTCTTTGCAGCCTATACCGGGCAAGATGCCGAAAGGGTGAACCTAGATGCTTTCCGTCAGATTCCTATTCCTAACTGGAACTTGAAGTATACGGGACTTATGCGAAATAAGTGGTTCAAGAAGAAATTCCAAAGATTTTCACTTAGTCATGGCTATCGCGCGGCATATAGTATCAATTCCTTTCAGACCAACCTCGAGAAAGTCCAGTTGGAAAATGATGGCTTGCCTGCCCTAGATCCGGAGACAGGGGATAGAATGTCTGACCTTATTTTGAACAACGTGGTCTTGAACGATGAGTTCAACCCCTTGGTGCGTGTTGATTTCGAAATGAAAAACTCGGTCAGTATCTTGGCCGAAATGAGAACCAGCAGAACCTTGGCGCTTAGTTTCGATAATAATTTAATGACCGAAATGAACGGTAAGGAATATACCGTCGGACTAGGTTATCGTTTTAAGGATGTGAAGTTCGTGACCAACATAGGAGGGAACAAGACCCGTTTAAAAGGAGACTTGAACTTAAAGGCGGATGTTACCTTGAGGGACAACATTACTATTATAAGAAACTTGGATATCGACAATAACCAGATCACCTCGGGTCAAAACTTGCTATCGATTAAGTTTACTGCGGATTATGCACTGAGTAAAAACTTGAACGCCTTGTTCTTCTATGATCATTCGTTCTCACAGTTTGCCGTTTCTACCGCTTTTCCGCAGACCACTATAAATACCGGCTTTACCTTAAGGTATAATTTCGGTAACTAA
- a CDS encoding energy transducer TonB, whose amino-acid sequence MEPKKNPKADIGRNSGLYFVIGLALTMALVYGALEWKTYDKTNDYDISMNVDDELDEEVPMTEQIKTPPPPPPPAAPEIIEVVEDEEEVEETVIESTETSQEEEIIEVEDVIVEEEVEDVDVPFAVIEDVPIFPGCEGESDKRACFQKMMQKHISKNFRYPEIAQEMGVQGRVSVMFTIQKDGSIGNVRMRGPDKNLEKEAARIISKLPKMTPGKQRGRAVRVPFSIPITFKLQ is encoded by the coding sequence ATGGAACCGAAAAAGAATCCGAAAGCAGATATAGGCCGTAATAGCGGGCTCTATTTTGTTATTGGTCTGGCACTTACAATGGCATTGGTCTACGGTGCGTTAGAATGGAAAACGTACGATAAAACCAATGACTACGATATTTCAATGAATGTTGACGATGAATTGGACGAAGAAGTTCCTATGACGGAGCAGATTAAGACCCCTCCGCCACCACCACCGCCAGCGGCTCCAGAAATAATTGAGGTTGTAGAAGATGAGGAAGAAGTTGAAGAAACTGTAATCGAGTCTACTGAAACCAGTCAAGAAGAAGAGATTATCGAAGTAGAGGATGTGATCGTTGAGGAAGAGGTAGAAGATGTAGATGTGCCTTTTGCGGTTATTGAAGATGTGCCTATTTTTCCAGGTTGTGAAGGCGAGTCCGATAAAAGGGCTTGTTTCCAGAAAATGATGCAAAAGCATATTAGTAAAAACTTTAGATACCCGGAAATCGCTCAGGAAATGGGTGTTCAAGGTAGGGTTAGTGTAATGTTTACCATTCAAAAAGATGGTAGCATCGGTAACGTTAGAATGCGTGGTCCGGACAAAAACCTAGAGAAAGAAGCTGCACGTATTATCAGCAAGCTTCCTAAAATGACACCAGGTAAGCAACGTGGTAGGGCTGTAAGGGTTCCATTTAGTATTCCTATTACCTTTAAGTTGCAATAA
- a CDS encoding VanZ family protein gives MLKNYKYTIALLGWMVFVTVSSLVSFSDSDGVDIDIPNFDKVVHFCFYFGAAFLGVFFIRERTKADTPLKKSVWYAAMVAIVYGIIIEVLQYSLTTDRHGDILDALANSVGAIAGAFIAKSLFSGERWLKWKN, from the coding sequence GTGCTTAAGAACTATAAGTATACAATTGCATTACTGGGCTGGATGGTGTTTGTAACCGTTTCCAGCCTTGTTTCTTTTTCGGATAGCGATGGCGTTGACATCGATATACCCAATTTCGATAAGGTCGTTCACTTTTGCTTTTATTTTGGGGCCGCCTTTTTGGGGGTTTTCTTTATTCGGGAACGGACCAAGGCCGATACGCCACTTAAAAAATCGGTTTGGTACGCTGCAATGGTGGCTATTGTTTATGGTATAATTATTGAGGTGTTACAGTACAGTTTAACAACTGATCGTCATGGCGATATTCTAGATGCATTGGCCAATAGTGTGGGTGCAATTGCCGGGGCATTCATTGCAAAATCCCTTTTTTCAGGGGAAAGGTGGTTAAAATGGAAAAATTAG
- the cyoE gene encoding heme o synthase: MKTAVNTATAPTLALAIADFKEITKARLAISVVFSSLAGYLLGAEQIEGVSLLLLAFGGYCMVGASNAYNQIIEKDLDALMKRTQNRPIPSGRMSVNKALFIAILLTVLGVVSLYVLNPKTAMFGAISIFLYTSCYTPLKTKTPLAVFVGAFPGAIPFMLGWVAATNEFGIEPGTLFMIQFFWQFPHFWALGWMLDDDYKRGGFKMLPTGKKDKGTALQIIMYTIWMLVISVVPAFGFTGRLELSIPAAVIIFLMGMVMLVFAFLLYERRDNVTARKLMLASVSYITLMQVVYVIDKFI; encoded by the coding sequence ATGAAGACTGCGGTGAATACGGCAACGGCTCCTACCTTGGCACTGGCAATTGCCGATTTTAAAGAGATTACGAAAGCTAGGCTTGCTATAAGCGTGGTTTTTTCTTCTTTGGCGGGTTACTTGCTCGGGGCCGAACAAATAGAAGGTGTTTCGTTGTTGTTATTGGCTTTCGGTGGATATTGTATGGTAGGTGCGTCCAATGCGTACAACCAGATTATTGAAAAAGATCTGGATGCCTTGATGAAAAGAACCCAAAACCGGCCGATACCTTCGGGGAGGATGTCTGTTAACAAGGCCTTGTTCATCGCCATTTTGCTTACCGTTCTCGGGGTGGTTTCACTTTATGTATTGAACCCTAAGACTGCCATGTTCGGCGCTATTTCCATATTTCTTTATACAAGTTGCTATACGCCTTTGAAGACCAAGACGCCCTTGGCCGTTTTTGTTGGGGCTTTTCCAGGGGCCATTCCCTTTATGTTGGGGTGGGTAGCTGCCACGAACGAATTCGGAATTGAGCCGGGAACCTTGTTCATGATACAGTTTTTTTGGCAGTTTCCGCATTTCTGGGCCTTGGGTTGGATGCTTGACGATGACTATAAAAGAGGAGGGTTTAAAATGCTTCCTACCGGGAAAAAGGATAAGGGAACTGCATTGCAGATTATAATGTATACCATTTGGATGTTGGTCATTTCAGTTGTGCCCGCTTTTGGTTTTACGGGTAGATTGGAGCTTTCCATACCGGCCGCGGTAATTATATTTCTAATGGGTATGGTTATGTTGGTATTTGCCTTTTTGCTCTATGAGCGAAGGGATAACGTTACCGCCCGCAAATTGATGTTGGCCAGTGTTAGCTACATAACCCTAATGCAGGTAGTTTACGTAATAGATAAGTTTATTTAA
- a CDS encoding cytochrome c oxidase subunit 3, with translation MDLTRGTGKEKNDRAKKMMLWFGIVSLLMGFAGWTSAYIVSSSREDWISDLLLPNSFFISTAIIVSSSFTYIMAKKAIKLGQSKMGTNWLLVTLGLGIAFVVFQFKGFSEMIATGYYFTGPTSNIKLSYVFLIAMVHIVHVAAGIISLLVVLYNQIKGKYSPQEYLGVDLGATFWHFLDLLWVYLLAFMYFVE, from the coding sequence ATGGATTTAACAAGAGGAACGGGGAAGGAAAAGAACGATAGGGCCAAGAAGATGATGCTTTGGTTCGGTATTGTTAGCCTGCTCATGGGATTTGCTGGGTGGACCAGTGCCTATATCGTAAGTAGTTCGCGTGAAGACTGGATCAGTGACCTGCTGTTGCCAAATTCATTCTTTATAAGTACGGCGATCATTGTCTCCAGTAGCTTTACCTATATAATGGCCAAAAAAGCCATAAAGCTGGGGCAGTCGAAAATGGGTACGAACTGGTTGTTGGTCACTCTGGGGCTGGGTATCGCTTTTGTCGTGTTTCAGTTCAAAGGTTTTTCGGAAATGATCGCTACCGGATATTATTTTACCGGTCCGACAAGCAACATAAAATTATCATACGTCTTTTTGATCGCCATGGTGCATATTGTGCATGTTGCGGCGGGCATTATCTCATTATTGGTGGTGCTGTACAATCAAATTAAAGGAAAATATTCCCCTCAAGAATACTTAGGGGTAGATTTAGGAGCTACTTTTTGGCATTTTTTAGACCTCTTATGGGTTTATTTACTGGCATTTATGTATTTCGTGGAATAA